In a single window of the Campylobacter iguaniorum genome:
- the guaB gene encoding IMP dehydrogenase codes for MKIVKRALTFEDVLLVPQYSEVLPKQVCINSKFSRNIELNIPLVSAAMDTVTEHRTAIMMARLGGIGVIHKNMDIESQVKEVKRVKKSESGVIIDPIFIKPEASIKEALELMSEYRISGVPVVDDENTLIGILTNRDLRFENDYSKKVSSVMTKAPLITAPKGCTLDDAEQIFSTNKVEKLPIVDEDGKLEGLITIKDLKKRKEYPNANKDKFGRLRVAAAIGVGQLDRAIALAKAGVDALVMDSAHGHSKGIIDTLKSIKEVIKDVDIVVGNVANPAAIKDLIAAGADAVKVGIGPGSICTTRIVSGVGVPQITAIADCCDAAKGSGVPIIADGGIKYSGDLAKALAAGASCIMVGSLLAGCDESPGELVTFQGRQYKSYRGMGSIGAMTRGSSDRYFQEGTAQDKLVPEGIEGRVPYAGSIRQVIHQLIGGLRSSMGYCGSKDIPTFQEKAEFVEITSAGLKESHAHDVIITQEAPNYRVN; via the coding sequence ATGAAAATAGTAAAAAGAGCTCTTACATTTGAAGATGTTTTGCTGGTCCCTCAATACTCAGAAGTTTTGCCAAAACAAGTATGTATCAACTCTAAATTTAGTAGAAATATCGAGCTAAATATACCTCTTGTTTCAGCAGCTATGGACACAGTAACTGAGCATAGAACAGCTATTATGATGGCTAGACTTGGTGGTATTGGTGTAATTCACAAAAATATGGATATAGAAAGTCAAGTAAAAGAGGTAAAAAGGGTTAAAAAAAGCGAGAGTGGCGTTATCATAGATCCTATATTTATCAAGCCAGAAGCAAGTATCAAAGAGGCTTTAGAGCTTATGAGTGAGTATAGAATATCTGGCGTTCCAGTAGTCGATGATGAAAATACCCTTATAGGAATTCTTACAAATAGAGATCTAAGATTTGAAAATGACTACTCAAAAAAAGTAAGCTCAGTCATGACAAAAGCCCCACTCATCACAGCTCCAAAAGGTTGCACTCTTGATGATGCTGAGCAGATATTTTCTACAAACAAAGTAGAAAAGCTTCCTATAGTAGATGAAGATGGCAAGCTAGAGGGTTTGATAACTATAAAAGACCTTAAAAAACGCAAAGAATACCCAAATGCAAACAAAGATAAATTTGGTCGCCTAAGAGTAGCAGCAGCTATTGGCGTAGGTCAGCTTGACCGCGCTATAGCTCTAGCCAAGGCTGGGGTTGATGCTTTAGTTATGGACTCAGCTCATGGACACTCAAAAGGTATAATTGATACTTTAAAAAGTATAAAAGAGGTTATAAAAGATGTTGATATAGTAGTAGGAAACGTCGCAAATCCAGCTGCTATCAAAGATCTTATAGCTGCTGGAGCCGACGCTGTAAAAGTAGGTATCGGACCAGGATCAATATGCACTACTCGTATCGTCTCAGGTGTAGGCGTACCACAAATCACTGCCATTGCAGACTGCTGCGACGCTGCAAAAGGTAGCGGAGTGCCTATCATCGCTGATGGTGGCATCAAATACTCAGGCGACCTTGCCAAGGCTCTTGCAGCTGGTGCTAGTTGTATCATGGTAGGAAGCTTGCTTGCAGGTTGCGATGAGAGTCCAGGCGAGCTTGTGACTTTTCAAGGAAGGCAATACAAAAGTTACCGTGGCATGGGAAGTATAGGGGCTATGACAAGAGGAAGTAGTGATAGATATTTTCAAGAAGGTACAGCTCAAGATAAGCTTGTCCCAGAAGGCATTGAAGGGCGTGTTCCTTACGCTGGAAGTATCAGACAAGTCATTCATCAACTAATAGGTGGACTTAGAAGCTCAATGGGTTATTGTGGAAGTAAGGATATACCAACTTTCCAAGAAAAAGCTGAGTTTGTCGAAATAACAAGCGCTGGACTTAAAGAAAGCCACGCTCACGACGTCATCATCACACAAGAAGCACCAAACTATAGAGTAAATTAG